The following coding sequences lie in one Thalassoglobus polymorphus genomic window:
- a CDS encoding sulfatase, translated as MLGKSGVSVCLVLFLVASSLAEETSSQRPNVLFISIDDLNDWTGCLKGHPQALTPNLDRLAASGVLFTNAHAPGASCNPSRTAVFTGRSPHRSGLYDNRQKMREVLPDAEILPKTFSRHGYHSAGSGKLLHYVIDADSWNDYFPEAKSENPFPRTVYPKNRPVSLSRKGDWQYVESDWAALDVSDEAYGGDFLVARWVSEQLKQRHEKPFFLACGFYRPHEPWFVPKKYFEPFPLESIQLPPGYREDDLADLPPEGQRRGPNRYFAHIQEEKQWKQGIQGYLASIYFADTMLGHVLEALENGPNAKNTIVVLWSDHGWHLGEKQHWQKYTAWRACTRVPLIVRVPKNSPGLPSGTSPGTSDAPVNLLSLFPTLLDLCGLPAEAHHDGPSLIPLLSNPDGHWPHPSVTYLGQPKSFGLSTKRWRYIHYSQGGEELYDIETDPYEWENLAANEKYQVKLAEMRGLAPKSFVEKKLAEKGPEPNLTWHVSTRGNAPASTPSGPTFQIEFFNNSNLPIKLFVLDKRGQPSFAAIIHGGRKHVEKTQKGIVWQVTDGSGYQRGYFRAGNGPAKAIIPPTASAPQRRR; from the coding sequence ATGCTGGGTAAGTCTGGGGTTTCTGTCTGTCTGGTCCTGTTTCTTGTGGCATCAAGCTTGGCTGAGGAGACAAGCTCTCAGCGACCGAATGTTCTTTTCATTTCAATCGATGATTTAAATGATTGGACTGGCTGCCTGAAAGGGCATCCGCAGGCGCTCACGCCGAACCTGGATCGATTGGCAGCTTCAGGCGTTCTTTTTACGAATGCTCATGCTCCCGGAGCTTCCTGTAATCCATCTCGGACAGCAGTTTTCACGGGGCGTTCACCGCATCGTTCGGGGCTGTACGACAACCGACAGAAAATGCGCGAGGTTTTGCCTGATGCCGAAATCCTCCCGAAGACATTTTCTCGACATGGATACCATTCTGCCGGGTCAGGGAAATTATTGCACTACGTGATCGATGCCGATTCCTGGAACGATTATTTCCCGGAAGCAAAGTCAGAGAATCCGTTCCCCAGGACGGTGTACCCGAAGAACCGACCGGTCTCGTTGTCTCGCAAGGGGGATTGGCAGTATGTGGAATCTGATTGGGCGGCACTTGATGTCAGCGACGAAGCGTATGGAGGAGATTTTCTTGTTGCTCGATGGGTTTCGGAACAGCTGAAGCAACGACATGAAAAGCCATTCTTTCTGGCTTGTGGCTTTTACCGTCCGCACGAACCGTGGTTTGTCCCCAAGAAATACTTCGAACCATTTCCTTTGGAATCAATTCAGTTACCTCCGGGGTATCGCGAAGATGATCTGGCAGATCTTCCACCAGAAGGGCAGCGCCGAGGGCCGAATCGGTACTTCGCCCACATTCAGGAGGAAAAGCAGTGGAAGCAGGGAATTCAGGGGTATCTCGCTTCAATTTATTTTGCTGACACAATGCTCGGGCACGTTCTCGAAGCGTTAGAAAATGGACCCAATGCAAAGAATACGATTGTTGTTCTCTGGTCGGATCATGGCTGGCATTTGGGAGAGAAGCAGCATTGGCAGAAATATACTGCATGGCGAGCGTGTACACGCGTCCCTTTGATTGTGCGTGTCCCCAAGAATTCTCCCGGGCTTCCATCTGGGACAAGTCCGGGGACCTCGGATGCCCCCGTTAATCTGCTGAGCCTGTTTCCAACACTCCTTGATTTGTGCGGCTTGCCAGCCGAAGCGCATCACGACGGTCCCAGCTTGATTCCGCTGCTAAGCAATCCCGACGGGCATTGGCCTCACCCCTCTGTCACTTACTTAGGGCAACCGAAGAGTTTCGGGTTAAGTACCAAACGTTGGAGGTACATCCATTATTCGCAGGGGGGAGAGGAGTTGTACGATATCGAAACTGACCCTTACGAATGGGAGAACCTGGCTGCTAATGAAAAGTATCAGGTCAAACTCGCGGAAATGCGTGGGCTCGCTCCAAAGTCGTTTGTTGAGAAGAAACTTGCTGAAAAAGGTCCAGAGCCAAACTTAACATGGCATGTCTCGACTCGAGGAAACGCTCCCGCTTCGACACCGAGCGGGCCGACTTTTCAAATCGAATTCTTCAACAACTCAAATCTTCCGATCAAGCTCTTTGTGTTGGACAAGCGAGGTCAGCCTTCGTTTGCTGCGATTATTCATGGCGGACGAAAGCATGTTGAGAAGACACAAAAAGGGATTGTCTGGCAAGTCACAGATGGCTCTGGATATCAACGTGGATACTTCCGAGCAGGCAATGGTCCTGCGAAGGCAATCATTCCACCAACAGCATCTGCACCGCAACGAAGGCGTTAA